Proteins encoded together in one Bactrocera neohumeralis isolate Rockhampton chromosome 4, APGP_CSIRO_Bneo_wtdbg2-racon-allhic-juicebox.fasta_v2, whole genome shotgun sequence window:
- the LOC126756677 gene encoding GPI mannosyltransferase 4 — MKLKRYINHLWLRHRNTDENWYTYLFFAVLRVVLVFIPQKGYVHPDEFFQSVEVMTGDHFQLEHVRTWEFNNTMPVRSITLQFVLLRVPWSFLEFVALYMRHYWDIELLQSYTYLVFPRFIMCALSFINDWSMYRICRLFSLNYEIRLLALGSSWVMLVFSTRTFSNTIELALCSLLLAFVAECMIKTNTIIYKKEMLEERYDNAKSISERVRMWRLCKSLPAHNYSHTLLVASICVAGVFNRPTFIVFGAPMVFYWMLRGMGTKTITFRDFNLRMLLFCLSALPALVIFIICDSFYYKYLTVGELQMLQLSINNFVSTPWNFIKYNLDAKNTAEHGIHPKYVHFLVNIPLLYNVLGIVTIVSFAYLLIRFLRAEYQGLPRAQSIISLMTSAIFVPLFSLSLINHQEPRFLLPLLFPIVLLHAPKLYHGLCPNYPFKEEHPLLRKIYNMLLCPQASARPLMKTWYMCNIGLAIFFGFLHQAGIFPLTQHFETVMQTKSPAQHIHLVTSHIYNIPMTFINIPSAQMLHLNRETGRRYRRHKDFYIYEYGSLDMPHLLGKIKLILSYCENKYVTKQQQYGLYLALPASLSDSMLAELQTLGATTNIRTQLKQIFYPHISTEALPRFHIKQHSSKATADSMLSYSYVSEKLLSFVREFGLALYEVQSARNSQQVKLHTVKM, encoded by the exons ATGAAATTAAAACGTTACATTAATCATTTGTGGTTGCGGCACCGCAATACAGATGAAAATTGGTATACGTATTTGTTTTTTGCGGTGCTTCGAGTTGTTCTCGTATTTATACCCCAAAAGGGCTATGTACATCCTGATGAGTTTTTTCAATCCGTGGAAGTGATGACTG GTGATCATTTCCAATTAGAGCACGTACGCACTTGGGAATTTAACAATACTATGCCGGTACGTAGTATAACGTTGCAGTTTGTACTTTTGCGAGTTCCCTGGAGTTTTCTTGAATTCGTCGCTTTATACATGCGCCACTATTGGGATATAGAATTATTACAAAGTTACACTTACTTAGTTTTCCCACGTTTCATAATGTGTGCGCTGTCTTTTATCAACGATTGGAGCATGTACCGCATATGTCGTTTATTCAGCTTAAACTACGAAATACGTCTGCTGGCGCTTGGCAGTTCTTGGGTTATGTTAGTTTTCAGTACACGCACGTTTTCCAATACCATAGAATTGGCTTTATGCTCACTATTGCTCGCATTTGTGGCCGAATGCatgataaaaacaaatactaTTATTTACAAGAAAGAAATGCTGGAAGAACGTTACGACAATGCGAAATCTATAAGCGAACGTGTAAGAATGTGGCGACTGTGTAAATCGTTACCAGCACACAACTACTCTCACACATTGCTTGTGGCCAGCATTTGTGTTGCAGGTGTCTTCAATAGGCCTACATTTATAGTTTTTGGTGCACCGATGGTATTTTATTGGATGCTTCGTGGCATGGGTACGAAAACGATAACTTTTCGCGATTTCAATTTACGTATGCTGCTGTTCTGCCTAAGCGCTCTACCGGCACTTGTAATCTTTATAATTTGCGattcattttattacaaatacttaACGGTTGGTGAGCTGCAAATGTTGCAATTGAGCATTAACAATTTCGTCAGTACACCTTGGAActttattaaatacaatttggATGCAAAAAACACCGCCGAGCATGGCATACACCCGAAATATGTACACTTTTTGGTTAATATACCACTGCTGTACAACGTACTCGGGATTGTGACTATTGTATCGTTTGCGtatcttttaattcgttttCTGCGCGCTGAGTACCAGGGTTTGCCGCGTGCGCAGAGCATTATTAGTTTGATGACTAGCGCAATATTTGTGCCACTGTTTtctttatcacttatcaatcaTCAGGAGCCACGTTTTCTTTTGCCACTACTTTTTCCTATCGTCCTGTTACACGCGCCCAAACTTTACCATGGTCTATGTCCAAACTACCCTTTCAAGGAGGAACATCCGTTACTGCGCAAAATTTACAATATGCTGCTTTGTCCTCAAGCATCGGCACGGCCATTAATGAAAACCTGGTACATGTGCAATATCGGGCTTGCCATCTTCTTTGGTTTCCTCCATCAAGCCGGTATATTTCCACTCACACAACATTTTGAGACAGTCATGCAAACCAAATCACCCGCGCAGCATATACATCTCGTTACTTCGCACATCTATAATATACCAATGACTTTTATCAATATTCCTAGCGCACAAATGCTGCATTTAAACCGCGAAACTGGGCGGCGTTACCGGCGGCACAAGGATTTCTACATCTACGAATATGGTAGTCTTGACATGCCACATCTGCTGGGAAAAATTAAGCTTATCCTGTCATATTGCGAAAACAAATACGTGACAAAACAACAGCAGTACGGCCTCTATTTAGCTTTGCCCGCCTCACTAAGTGACAGCATGCTCGCAGAATTGCAAACGCTTGGCGCTACCACAAATATTCGCACTCaactaaaacaaattttctatcCACATATATCGACAGAGGCATTGCCACGCTTTCATATAAAACAACATTCCTCTAAAGCGACTGCAGACTCCATGTTAAGTTATAGTTATGTGAGTGAAAAGTTGTTATCCTTCGTTCGCGAATTCGGTTTAGCGCTCTACGAGGTGCAATCTGCACGCAATAGTCAGCAGGTTAAGCTGCACACCGTTAAGATGTAG
- the LOC126756684 gene encoding stromal membrane-associated protein 1 yields MSSTASRKENERTKLIQEKCQTLLTQMLRDEDNKYCVDCDAKGPRWASWNLGVFLCIRCAGIHRNLGVHISRVKSVNLDTWTPEQVISLQQMGNSRARAVYEAQLPDGFRRPQTDTALESFIRAKYEHKKYLAREWVPPSPPKVDWAKEIDEELERQKRKKKAAQACTSMGLSVMSAIGAGGDKKSSTSSASISKSTPLPAPLPKPKAGQVGSGCSPKTQRITVNSNIGEGNQSSDLLGLSSPTKPVQNSMGNSTGQDLQNDSFTGFLSATPSAAPPTDQSKAAESNGQNTIQNSLAKEEEDFFNQGSLSGGEKDKSGKLTKDSILALYGTAPTNNVASHNPHSGQMPFAQPQPMFAATGAYSGGLAPGGYMSGGGAPHPQQHQFMTPPNSTSMYNAPVMTAPTAFTAPGMHMGGAGATGGFGAQFPGTTSTGVYTQQHMSSLGNMMTNNGQPVSNLNLMHTNQNLLSGMSMMGMGATTTGMMQQPPMSMNMPMGNMQMSSAFQTAPTAGPGATSTNTHGLNQQFSNLNIGNVWQ; encoded by the exons ATGAGTTCAACTGCTAGCCGGAAGGAAAATGAAAGGACAAAATTAATACAGGAAAAATGCCAAACTCTGCTGACTCAGATGCTTCGCGATGAGGACAATAAATATTGCGTTGATTGTGATGCAAAAG GTCCGCGCTGGGCATCATGGAATCTGGGCGTATTCTTGTGCATACGCTGCGCCGGTATACATCGCAATCTTGGCGTACACATATCACGTGTTAAGTCGGTTAACTTAGACACCTGGACACCAGAGCAGGTGATTTCATTGCAACAGATGGGCAACTCGCGTGCGCGTGCCGTGTATGAAGCACAGCTGCCAGATGGTTTTCGTCGGCCTCAGACCGATACAGCGTTGGAGTCTTTCATACGTGCTAAATATGAACATAAAAAGTATTTGGCACGAGAATGGGTACCACCATCGCCGCCTAAAGTAGACTGGGCAAAGGAAATCGATGAAGAATTAGAGCGGCAAAAACGTAAGAAAAAAGCAGCTCAAGCTTGCACTTCAATGGGATTGAGTGTGATGAGTGCCATTGGTGCCGGCGGTGATAAGAAAAGCAGTACATCTTCAGCGTCTATATCTAAATCGACGCCACTACCAGCACCGTTGCCAAAACCGAAGGCCGGACAAGTTGGAAGTGGTTGTAGCCCTAAAACTCAGCGTATTACAGTGAACTCCAATATCGGCGAAGGCAATCAGAGCAGTGATCTGCTCGGTCTCTCCTCACCCACAAAACCCGTCCAGAATAGTATGGGTAATAGCACAGGACAAGATTTGCAAAATGATAGCTTCACTGGTTTCCTTAGTGCAACACCATCCGCAGCGCCACCTACAGATCAAAGTAAAGCCGCGGAATCGAATGGACAAAATACCATACAAAACTCGCTCGCAAAGGAGGAGGAAGACTTCTTCAATCAGGGATCTCTAAGTGGTGGCGAAAAAGATAAATCAGGGAAACTAACGAAAGATAGTATTTTAGCATTGTACGGTACGGCACCAACCAACAACGTAGCCTCCCACAATCCGCACAGCGGTCAAATGCCTTTTGCCCAACCACAACCCATGTTTGCGGCAACTGGGGCCTATTCAGGTGGCTTAGCTCCCGGCGGCTATATGAGCGGTGGTGGTGCACCACATCCCCAGCAACATCAATTCATGACGCCGCCAAATTCCACCAGCATGTATAACGCTCCCGTTATGACGGCTCCTACTGCATTCACCGCACCCGGAATGCATATGGGTGGCGCCGGCGCAACTGGTGGTTTCGGTGCACAGTTTCCGGGAACGACTAGTACTGGCGTGTATACACAGCAACATATGTCCAGTCTTGGAAATATGATGACTAACAATGGGCAGCCGGTTAGCAATTTAAATCTTATGCACACGAATCAGAATCTACTGAGCGGAATGTCTATGATGGGCATGGGCGCAACTACGACGGGAATGATGCAACAGCCACCAATGAGTATGAATATGCCAATGGGGAATATGCAGATGTCTAGCGCGTTTCAAACAGCACCCACAGCTGGGCCTGGTGCTACGTCCACCAATACACACGGTCTAAACCAGCAATTCAGCAACTTAAATATCGGTAATGTGTGGCAGTGA
- the LOC126756692 gene encoding protein FAM8A1, translating to MASIDKENDIKNEKKCEDATTPPVGSEAKQLEAEKEKLFASAPSAESDIGREMTTKEAYFASLNEWVKHANISQNAMALFPLYLIHSYPQMFQNLINNPLAGLGGTIPPINTQAVPPTPNLNAVDANGIGERGRVLFQYRILSDQLQSELIHRTGGYEYVIAPFWKRVVAEIIDMVILLLLKIVVTFTVMNLFDLDLGFDLDKEVLRKAIEDDDYVNFLAVSMDFLAFSSDLLMLELLTKIIVCFYEAIWTAAYNGATPGKAAMKIRIQYVEAIYPLPPPVDMQPQPPPFARQFQGFQAQRMSINALIYPNEVPTFQRAFMRAVSKNLIMTLFFPMCFIMIFFKNNRTAYDIATKTIVVEANPNPTLRQPPPQQ from the exons atgGCATCCATAGATAAGGAAAACgacattaaaaatgaaaaaaagtgtgAGGATGCCACCACACCGCCAGTTGGATCAGAAGCCAAACAGCTGGAAGCTGAAAAGGAGAAACTGTTCGCATCTGCACCATCAGCAGAAAGTGATATTGGACGTGAAATGACTACAAAGGAGGCGTATTTTGCCAGTCTAAACGAATGG GTGAAACATGCTAATATCTCGCAAAATGCCATGGCTCTTTTTCCTTTGTATTTAATACATAGCTATCCGCAAATGTTTCAAAACCTTATAAATAATCCTTTGGCTGGTTTAGGCGGTACAATACCACCAATAAATACTCAAGCGGTGCCACCTACTCCGAATTTAAACGCTGTCGATGCCAACGGTATTGGTGAACGTGGACGCGTCTTGTTCCAGTATCGCATATTAAGTGATCAACTACAAAGTGAACTTATTCATCGTACAGGTGGCTACGAGTATGTTATTGCACCCTTCTGGAAGCGTGTGGTTGCTGAAATCATCGATATGGTTATATTACTGTTGTTGAAGATTGTGGTAACGTTTACAGTTatgaatttatttgatttggaTTTGGGATTTGATCTTGACAAGGAAGTGTTGCGAAAAGCCATTGAAGATGATGATTACGTTAATTTTTTGGCGGTATCTATGGACTTTCTAGCGTTTTCTTCAGATCTTTTAATGCTTGAGCTATTAACCAAAATAATAGTTTGTTTCTACGAGGCCATATGGACAGCTGCTTATAACGGCGCTACCCCAGGTAAAGCGGCTATGAAAATACGCATACAATATGTAGAGGCGATTTATCCATTACCGCCTCCAGTTGATATGCAACCACAGCCACCACCATTTGCCAGACAGTTTCAGGGTTTTCAAGCCCAACGGATGTCAATCAATGCACTTATATATCCAAATGAAGTGCCAACATTCCAACGTGCTTTTATGCGTGCCGTATCAAAGAATTTAATAATGACCCTATTTTTTCCAATGTgttttataatgattttctttaaaaataatcgaacCGCTTATGATATAGCAACTAAAACGATTGTTGTTGAAGCGAATCCAAACCCAACGCTTCGACAGCCACCACCACAACAATAG
- the LOC126756699 gene encoding aminoacyl tRNA synthase complex-interacting multifunctional protein 1 has translation MSLYRIFGRGAGRIVTTSLHLKTQLLKIPAMEEIIANNKRNAQIISSISSELTVMRGELLARKKQQLSKENALLKQQVEIAKQQLIALELSHGKKQIALPNTRSFSTEAPSTPVEVNLKSATVPQTEVESADKKQVKEKKPKKEKVNTNTNANAPAELPVDVGRLDMRVGKIIEVGRHPDADSLYLEKIDCGEPQPRTVVSGLVKFVPLEEMQNRLVVVLCNLKPAKMRGVTSEAMVMCASTPDKVEVLSPPSGAVPGDLVHCEGYTRQPDAQLNPKKKIFETCAPDLKTNDELVACYKGAALHVPGKGNVVAQTLKNVNVK, from the exons ATGTCATTATACCGCATTTTTGGCCGTGGAGCTGGTAGAATCGTAACCACATCATTGCATCTTAAAACTCAACTTTTAAAAATACCTGCAATGGAGGAGATTATTGCCAACAATAAACGCAATGCGCAAATCATTTCGTCCATCTCATCGGAG ttgACTGTGATGCGTGGAGAGCTTCTTGCgcgtaaaaaacaacaattaagcAAAGAAAACGCTTTGTTAAAGCAACAAGTTGAGATAGCGAAGCAGCAACTCATAGCACTAGAACTCAGCCATGGTAAAAAGCAAATTGCATTACCAAATACGCGTAGTTTTTCCACTGAAGCGCCAAGCACTCCAGTTGAAGTAAATCTTAAAAGTGCTACCGTACCTCAGACAGAAGTTGAGTCAGCCGATAAAAAGCAAGTGAAGGAAAAGAAACCGAAAAAGGAAAAGGTCAATACAAATACCAATGCAAATGCTCCTGCGGAACTTCCGGTTGATGTTGGACGCCTTGATATGCGTGTCGGCAAAATAATTGAAGTGGGTCGTCATCCAGATGCAGACAGTTTATATTTGGAAAAGATCGACTGTGGAGAACCGCAGCCACGAACTGTGGTATCTGGTTTGGTTAAATTTGTGCCCTTAGAAGAAATGCAAAACCGTCTAGTAGTTGTGCTATGTAATTTGAAACCAGCCAAAATGCGCGGTGTAACATCCGAAGCGATGGTCATGTGTGCTTCCACACCTGATAAGGTGGAAGTTCTCAGTCCCCCATCAGGTGCTGTACCTGGTGACTTAGTGCATTGTGAAGGTTACACTCGCCAACCAGATGCCCAACTTAATCccaagaagaaaatatttgagaCTTGTGCACCTGATTTAAAAACGAATGACGAATTGGTGGCCTGCTATAAAGGTGCGGCCTTGCATGTACCCGGCAAAGGAAATGTTGTCGCACAAACTCTGAAGAATGTGAATGTGAAGTAA
- the LOC126756708 gene encoding guanine nucleotide-binding protein subunit gamma-1, which translates to MDVMSSSLQQQRIVVDQLRREASIARQPVTESCAQMIKYITEHEQEDYLLTGFSSQKVNPFREKSSCTVL; encoded by the coding sequence ATGGACGTAATGTCATCCTCACTGCAGCAGCAACGTATAGTCGTCGATCAATTGCGACGCGAGGCGTCCATCGCACGTCAGCCGGTCACTGAGTCCTGCGCTCAGATGATCAAATATATTACGGAGCACGAACAGGAGGATTATCTTTTGACTGGATTCTCCAGTCAGAAAGTTAATCCCTTCCGTGAGAAGTCATCATGCACCGTGCTATAA
- the LOC126756678 gene encoding serendipity locus protein alpha, protein MTSVELQVLRTQLTKCREIISLGSSEMSTRIEWLNNFCGDFYIFANHLHKFIASEIKEDDNEGNEIMDNIFLCLAQVCLCTKYLERILRAEDTARNAIPNSRKHFIDRIMLCFDKLETSFSNLSITTENKSHMSGYGFITLLDIAMDHIKEFSTYQEDMNTDTDELNQLEDALETSKDVYQAVRLLISHALALANVALIQDKTAISALCQKVLRECTAFQHECGNNLKLIRTNNWHRRIKAIALGTSLTQLHQYIDGTVLRLIFLCFADLEKFSLDKLRAKMRKTRVDDTELDEFIADFDVNLDRLAQIGLFAASDCLKPKLKTLVRSCMASLEALDSCIIPSLQAYNGTDMHTEILEQHFYEEINKFKTVLYEIVDAQPITRCFYELFNSCLAETEKQFNKSKLDDLVQMGEFLLQYFQYPANKKELQHSPKFKNNALELFQKFKLMLNECRAILVCADQVNHVRIMKRFKILRAILRRFVDALEPTENVSAKKVDENPTVIQSTATGTQTIDLNASQYILDSIEPSICSILYRNETDEFTPRRRAATDSMRGNYSKCPLFENDKPLSHTKLNDDGQSQFRPCRRSSAGCSGAGSSMRRKESLRTVMFKRQKSAETQKVCNFYLQNSASLQISEILDQLSEISGNSPSAKEEHLLNTSIME, encoded by the exons atgacaTCGGTAGAACTACAAGTGCTGAGAACCCAATTAACAAAATGTAGAGAAATAATATCTTTAGGGTCCAGCGAAATGAGCACCCGCATAGAGTGGTTAAAT AATTTCTGTGgtgatttttacatttttgccaaCCACTTGCATAAATTTATCGCCAGCGAAATAAAAGAAGATGAtaatgaaggaaatgaaataatggataacatttttctttgcttgGCTCAAGTTTGCTTGTGTACAAAATATCTGGAACGAATTCTACGAGCGGAGGATACTGCTCGCAATGCCATACCC AATTCtagaaaacattttattgatCGCATAATGTTGTGCTTCGATAAATTAGAAACAAGTTTTAGTAATTTATCCATTACTACCGAAAATAAATCGCATATGTCTGGCTATGGATTTATCACCTTGTTAGATATAGCAATGGATCACATAAAAGAGTTTAGTACGTATCAGGAAGATATGAATACTGACACCGATGAATTAAATCAACTTGAAGAT GCACTAGAGACCAGTAAAGACGTTTACCAGGCCGTGCGTTTACTGATCAGCCATGCACTTGCGCTAGCAAATGTGGCATTGATTCAGGATAAAACAGCAATAAGCGCATTATGTCAAAAG GTCTTGCGAGAATGCACAGCATTTCAACACGAATGTGGAAACAATTTGAAACTCATTCGCACAAATAATTGGCATCGCAGAATAAAGGCTATCGCACTGGGAACCTCATTAACACAATTGCATCAGTACATTGATGGCACTGTGTTGCGTTTGATATTTCTTTGTTTCGCAGATTTAGAAAAGTTTTCATTGGATAAACTGCGCGCTAAGATGCGTAAAACACGAGTAGACGACACCGAGTTAGACGAATTTATAGCCGATTTTGATGTAAATTTAGATAGATTGGCACAAATTGGACTCTTTGCTGCTAGTGACTGCTTAAAGCCCAAAT TAAAAACATTGGTGCGCAGTTGTATGGCATCGCTGGAAGCACTGGATTCATGCATTATACCCTCATTGCAAGCATATAATGGCACCGATATGCATACTGAAATACTAGAGCAACATTTTTACGAGGAAATAAATAAGTTCAAAACAGTTTTATATGAAATTGTCGATGCGCAACCGATCACCAGATGCTTTTATGAGTTATTTAACTCATGCCTTGCTGAGACAgaaaaacaatttaacaaatcaaagtTGGATGACTTGGTGCAAATGGGCGAATTTCtcttgcaatattttcaatatcctGCCAACAAAAAAGAACTGCAACACtctccaaaattcaaaaataacgcACTAGAACTTTTTCAGAAATTCAAGTTAATGTTAAATGAATGTCGTGCTATTTTAGTATGTGCCGATCAGGTGAATCACGTGCGTATAATGAAACGTTTTAAAATATTGCGTGCTATTTTGCGTCGTTTCGTTGATGCGCTTGAGCCCACCGAAAATGTGTCAGCTAAAAAAGTTGACGAAAATCCAACAGTTATTCAAAGCACTGCCACTGGTACACAAACAATTGACTTGAATGCATCGCAGTATATACTAGATAGTATAGAACCGAGCATTTGCAGCATATTGTATCGCAATGAAACCGATGAATTTACACCACGTAGGCGTGCGGCAACCGATTCCATGCGTGGTAATTACTCTAAATGTCCattatttgaaaatgataaaCCGTTATCGCACACAAAATTAAACGATGACGGGCAAAGTCAATTCAGGCCGTGTCGCAGAAGTAGCGCTGGCTGTAGTGGCGCCGGCAGCAGTATGCGTAGGA AAGAAAGTTTGCGTACAGTGATGTTTAAGCGTCAAAAATCCGCAGAGACACAGAAAGTTTGTAATTTCTATTTGCAAAACTCGGCCAGTTTGCAAATTTCGG AAATACTAGATCAATTGTCGGAGATATCTGGTAACAGCCCGAGCGCTAAAGAAGAACATTTACTGAACACCTCGATAATGGAATAA